From the Oryza glaberrima chromosome 5, OglaRS2, whole genome shotgun sequence genome, one window contains:
- the LOC127773987 gene encoding tubby-like F-box protein 8, producing MSFRSIVRDVRDSFGSLSRRSFEVTLAGLSGLTGHHRGKSQSTVHELCDADLIIQESRWASLPPELLRDVIRRLEASESTWPSRKDVVSCAAVCKAWREMCKEIVLSPEFCGKLTFPLSLKQPGPRDGMIQCFIKRDKSKSTYHLYLCLSTAVLADSGKFLLSAKRHRKTTCTEYVISMDADNISRSSSTYIGKLRSNFLGTKFIIYDTQPSYNGAVIPPVGRSSRRFNSKKVSPKMPSGSYNIAQVTYELNVLGTRGPRRMHCVMHSIPASSVEPGGIVPGQPEQIVPRAFEESFRSTTSFSKSSIMDRSMDFSSSRDFSSARFSDIAGGTINGDEEGQNKERPLVLRNKAPRWHEQLQCWCLNFRGRVTIASVKNFQLIAAPAQPPAGAPTPSQPAPPEQDKIILQFGKVAKDMFTMDYRYPLSAFQAFAICLSSFDTKLACE from the exons ATGTCGTTTCGCAGCATTGTTCGTGATGTTAGGGATAGTTTTGGTAGCCTGTCGAGGCGAAGCTTTGAGGTCACCCTGGCTGGTCTATCGGGGCTTACCGGCCACCATAGAGGCAAGTCTCAGAGTACGGTTCACGAGCTCTGTGATGCAGATCTCATAATCCAGGAGAGTCGTTGGGCTAGCCTCCCTCCTGAGCTCCTCCGCGATGTGATCCGGAGGCTGGAGGCTAGTGAGAGCACCTGGCCGTCACGCAAGGATGTCGTGTCCTGTGCTGCCGTCTGTAAGGCATGGAGGGAGATGTGTAAAGAGATTGTGCTGAGCCCGGAGTTTTGCGGGAAGCTTACCTTCCCGCTCTCTCTAAAGCAG CCTGGCCCTCGAGATGGAATGATTCAATGTTTCATAAAGCGGGATAAATCTAAATCAACTTATCATCTCTACTTGTGCCTGAGTACTG CTGTACTTGCGGATAGTGGCAAGTTCCTCTTGTCCGCTAAAAGGCACCGCAAAACAACCTGCACAGAATATGTTATCTCAATGGATGCAGACAACATTTCAAGATCAAGCAGCACCTATATTGGAAAACTAAG GTCAAACTTCCTTGGCACAAAATTTATAATCTATGACACACAGCCCTCTTATAATGGGGCTGTAATCCCTCCTGTTGGACGGAGCAGCCGAAGATTCAACTCCAAGAAAGTGTCTCCTAAGATGCCGTCTGGTAGTTATAACATAGCTCAGGTGACATATGAGCTTAATGTTCTTGGCACCAGGGGCCCTAGGCGGATGCACTGTGTCATGCACTCCATACCTGCCTCCTCAGTCGAGCCTGGTGGCATTGTCCCTGGCCAGCCCGAGCAGATTGTTCCCCGAGCTTTCGAGGAGTCATTTCGCAGCACCACCTCCTTTTCTAAGTCATCCATCATGGATCGGTCCATGGATTTCAGTAGTTCCCGTGATTTCAGCAGTGCTCGCTTTTCAGACATTGCTGGAGGCACCATAAATGGTGATGAAGAGGGGCAAAATAAGGAGAGGCCACTAGTGCTTCGCAACAAGGCCCCTAGGTGGCATGAGCAGCTCCAATGCTGGTGCCTTAATTTCCGTGGGCGTGTAACCATTGCGTCGGTAAAGAATTTCCAGTTGATTGCTGCACCAGCACAGCCTCCCGCAGGGGCTCCAACTCCGTCACAACCTGCTCCACCAGAGCAGGACAAGATTATTCTACAGTTTGGTAAGGTAGCAAAAGATATGTTCACAATGGATTACCGCTATCCGCTCTCAGCTTTCCAGGCATTTGCAATATGTTTAAGTAGCTTCGACACAAAACTGGCCTGCGAATGA